In Ciconia boyciana chromosome 12, ASM3463844v1, whole genome shotgun sequence, a genomic segment contains:
- the LOC140658585 gene encoding brain-specific homeobox/POU domain protein 3 — MMSMNSKQAFSMHPILHEPKYPHLHTSSEAIRRACLPAPQIQGNIFAGFDETLLRGAEALAAVDIVSQKTHPFKPDATYHTMSSVSCTPTSSSVHLHHPSVLTTHHPHHHHHQPSQGLDGELLDHLNSALPLGGVPGPDVGSTPSHPHSHMSAINHMAHHSQPMNMSHPHSLASHAVISGPETETDPRELESFAERFKQRRIKLGVTQADVGSALANLKIPGVGCLSQSTICRFESLTLSHNNMVALKPILEAWLEEAERAQREKMTKPEIYTGGDKKRKRTSIAAPEKRSLEAYFAVQPRPSSEKIAAIAEKLDLKKNVVRVWFCNQRQKQKRMKFSATY, encoded by the exons ATGATGTCCATGAACAGCAAGCAGGCGTTCAGCATGCACCCCATCCTGCACGAGCCCAAGTACCCCCACCTGCACACCAGCTCCGAAGCCATCCGCAgagcctgcctgcccgccccccAG ATCCAGGGTAACATTTTTGCGGGCTTTGACGAGACCTTGCTGCGGGGTGCTGAGGCTCTGGCCGCTGTGGATATAGTATCGCAGAAAACCCACCCCTTCAAGCCGGATGCCACCTACCACACCATGAGCAGCGTGTCCTGCACTCCTACCTCGTCCTCCGTCCACCTGCACCACCCGTCCGTGCTGACCACGCAccatccccaccaccaccaccaccagccctcCCAGGGCCTGGACGGCGAGCTCCTGGACCACCTCAACTCTGCCCTCCCGCTCGGAGGGGTGCCGGGCCCGGACGTGGGCTCCACACCTTCGCACCCTCACTCCCACATGTCGGCCATCAACCACATGGCCCACCACTCCCAGCCTATGAACATGTCCCACCCCCACAGCCTCGCTTCCCACGCTGTCATCTCTGGCCCCGAGACGGAGACGGACCCCCGGGAGCTGGAGTCCTTCGCTGAGCGGTTCAAGCAGCGGAGGATCAAGCTGGGGGTGACCCAGGCGGACGTGGGCTCCGCGTTGGCCAACCTGAAGATCCCGGGGGTGGGCTGCCTTAGCCAAAGCACAATCTGCAGGTTTGAGTCCCTCACCTTGTCCCACAACAACATGGTGGCCCTCAAGCCCATCCTAGAAGCGTGGCTGGAGGAGGCCGAGCGGGCCCAGAGGGAGAAAATGACCAAACCCGAGATCTACACGGGGGGTGACAAGAAACGCAAGCGTACCTCCATCGCAGCCCCTGAAAAGCGGTCGCTGGAGGCCTATTTCGCTGTGCAGCCGCGGCCCTCCTCGGAGAAAATCGCCGCCATCGCCGAGAAGTTAGACTTGAAGAAGAACGTGGTGCGGGTCTGGTTTTGCAATcagagacagaagcagaaaaggatgaaattttCTGCCACCTACTGa